A stretch of Fusarium poae strain DAOMC 252244 chromosome 2, whole genome shotgun sequence DNA encodes these proteins:
- a CDS encoding hypothetical protein (SECRETED:SignalP(1-18)), translating to MPQLIWLVTATTSGLGAAVVQNITKRGDRVIATGRGVTERLKHLQSDDVFLLDLDVTAPRAGISEQIKRAWDVWGRIDVLLNNAGISAPKSVEEADDDFVRNIFDVNLFGTLHVTQSILPYFREQKSGTIAFIGAGVGWGPLPFLSHYAASKAALGAFVEGLAKEVRRFNVRCIIFEPGGFPSQLGQPREGSVEGFGRYKPAIDAYNPGFEEMMDVFANDIAPKVPGDVSKLSERIVDCVKVEGISAGRGDPVRVILGSDALRLIEQKCKEQLELASSWEDVSLSTDRDGHDHVASKGILRYSSIL from the exons ATGCCTCAACTTATCTGGCTAGTAACAGCGACTACTTCAGGCCTTGGTGCCGCTGTTGTACAAAATATCACCAAGAGAGGAGATAGAGTCATTGCGACAGGCCGTGGAGTAACTGAGCGACTCAAACATCTTCAATCAGACGACGTGTTCCTCTTAGATCTCGATGTCACAGCACCTCGCGCTGGGATCAGCGAACAGATAAAGAGAGCCTGGGACGTGTGGGGACGTATTGATGTCCTCTTAAACAACGCTGGTATTTCTGCACCGAAGAGCGTTGAGGAAGCCGA TGACGACTTTGTTCGCAATATCTTCGACGTCAATCTATTTGGGACACTACATGTCACCCAATCAATTCTTCCCTATTTCAGAGAACAAAAGAGTGGCACCATTGCCTTtattggtgctggtgttggttgGGGGCCTCTGCCCTTCTTGTCCCATTATGCGGCTTCAAAAGCTGCCCTCGGAGCATTTGTCGAAGGCTTAGCCAAAGAAGTGAGACGTTTCAATGTCCGCTGTATCATCTTCGAGCCAGGTGGTTTCCCATCTCAGCTTGGACAACCAAGAGAAGGATCTGTCGAAGGGTTTGGAAGGTATAAGCCGGCCATCGATGCCTATAATCCGGGTtttgaggagatgatggatgtCTTTGCGAACGATATTGCACCCAAAGTGCCGGGGGATGTCAGCAAGTTGTCAGAGCGTATTGTCGACTGTGTCAAAGTCGAAGGGATAAGTGCTGGGAGAGGGGATCCAGTGAGGGTTATTCTGGGAAGTGACGCATTACGGCTGATAGAGCAGAAGTGCAAAGAGCAACTAGAACTTGCCAGCAGCTGGGAGGATGTCAGTCTTAGTACGGACCGGGATGGGCATGACCACGTGGCAAGCAAAGGGATATTACGCTATTCATCTATTCTCTAA
- a CDS encoding hypothetical protein (SECRETED:SignalP(1-20)), whose protein sequence is MPSLINTFAALASLLAISSAAPTIVPRASECPSTGKARLQPSALYNIFPSAPNVAKKTSGFHVETYNNASQVEQLLVFNDIPADAKDCSIGWAQGERPERIFVVKGGDGLTSVKQLSGFPDTKSVTYETAKEFDTIDETAGAADFTNWDDLPAQGHIIGAIDCKSSIYLKAALRNPDGNTKVYLEQNSKNGLYIEYSC, encoded by the coding sequence ATGCCTTCCCTCATCAACACTTTTGCTGCTCTGGCCTCCCTCTTGGCTATCTCCAGCGCTGCACCCACTATCGTACCCCGCGCCAGCGAGTGCCCCTCCACTGGAAAAGCCCGACTCCAGCCCTCAGCTCTCTACAACATATTCCCTAGCGCTCCCAACGTCGCAAAGAAGACGTCTGGCTTCCACGTCGAAACCTACAACAACGCTTCCCAAGTCGAGCAGCTTCTCGTCTTCAATGATATCCCTGCAGACGCCAAGGACTGCAGCATCGGCTGGGCCCAGGGCGAGCGACCCGAGCGCATCTTTGTCGTCAAGGGTGGCGATGGTTTGACCTCGGTCAAGCAGCTGTCTGGCTTCCCCGATACCAAGTCGGTCACATACGAGACGGCCAAGGAGTTTGACACAATCGACGAGACAGCTGGTGCTGCCGACTTTACCAACTGGGACGATCTCCCTGCCCAAGGTCACATCATCGGCGCAATCGACTGCAAGAGCTCCATCTACCTCAAGGCAGCTCTCCGAAACCCCGATGGAAACACAAAGGTCTACCTTGAGCAGAACAGCAAGAACGGCCTGTACATTGAGTACAGCTGCTAG
- a CDS encoding hypothetical protein (TransMembrane:4 (i121-141o147-167i236-255o275-299i)) encodes MAEHLVFHPQLTKADALILEGLRQDINEYQKPEVNADISNQDGQPPALRQRAANGKPSKARDEDLLRHLQSMNDPKDAHFEESVTSSWDFDQIKLPLFLEKLLLRPYVRIAKSIVRVDTDVIMLTHLLLYFSTSLPSAIQLFRNFSWIHGILHFIMQFTYMGSYTLLMHQHIHMRGVLNKRFALFDSLFPYITDPLMGHTWNSYFYHHVKHHHVEGNGPNDLSSTIRYQRDNILHLLHYIGKFLFFVWFELPLYFIRNGKTMTGLKAAFWELSNYAFLATMFSLNRNATICVFLMPLGLMRLGMMMGNWGQHAFVDEHEPDSDYRSSITVIDVMSNRQCYNDGYHTSHHLNPRRHWRDHPVHFQKSKHTYAEEHALVFHDIDYFMITVRLMMKDYKTLAKCLVPIGDQIGLTMDERAAMLKRTTRRFTEEEIQKKFKRQ; translated from the exons ATGGCCGAACACCTCGTCTTCCACCCGCAGCTCACAAAAGCTGATGCCCTGATCCTCGAGGGCTTGCGCCAAGACATCAACGAGTACCAGAAGCCCGAGGTCAATGCCGACATCTCAAACCAAGATGGCCAACCCCCAGCTCTACGTCAAAGAGCAGCCAATGGCAAACCCTCCAAAG CCCGCGACGAAGATTTGTTGCGCCATCTTCAATCCATGAATGACCCCAAGGATGCCCACTTTGAGGAGAGCGTAACAAGCTCTTGGGACTTTGATCAGATCAAGTTGCCACTTTTCCTCGAGAAGCTGCTCCTGCGGCCATATGTCCGCATTGCGAAATCTATTGTTCGCGTCGACACAGATGTTATCATGCTTACCCATCTTCTCCTCTACTTCTCTACATCACTACCCAGTGCCATCCAGCTCTTCCGTAATTTCTCGTGGATCCATGGAATCCTTCACTTCATCATGCAGTTCACATACATGGGTTCCTACACACTGTTGATGCATCAGCACATCCATATGCGAGGTGTTCTCAACAAGCGTTTCGCTTTGTTCGACAGTTTGTTCCCTTATATCACTGATCCTCTCATGGGTCATACTTGGAACTCTTACTTTTACCACCACGTCAAGCATCACCATGTCGAAGGAAACGGGCCTAATGATCTTTCGTCAACGATCCGATACCAGCGAGACAATATTCTTCACCTGTTGCACTACATCGGCAagttcctcttcttcgtctgGTTTGAGCTTCCACTCTACTTTATCCGAAATGGAAAGACCATGACTGGATTGAAGGCTGCATTCTGGGAGCTTTCAAACTATGCTTTCCTCGCCACCATGTTTTCTCTGAACCGCAACGCTACAATTTGTGTATTTCTCATGCCATTGGGTCTTATGAGACTGGGTATGATGATGGGTAACTGGGGTCAACACGCCTTTGTGGACGAGCATGAGCCGGACTCGGATTACCGTTCAAGCATTACAGTGATCGATGTTATG AGCAACCGTCAATGCTACAACGATGGCTACCACACTTCTCACCATCTCAACCCTCGTCGCCACTGGCGCGATCATCCTGTGCACTTCCAAAAGTCAAAGCACACCTATGCCGAGGAGCACGCTTTGGTCTTCCATGATATCGATTACTTCATGATTACCGTTAGACTGATGATGAAGGACTACAAGACGCTTGCCAAGTGTCTGGTGCCCATTGGTGATCAGATTGGGCTGACCATGGATGAGCGAGCTGCCATGTTGAAGCGAACCACGCGACGCTTCACTGAGGAGGAGATTCAAAAGAAGTTCAAGAGGCAGTAG
- a CDS encoding hypothetical protein (MEROPS:MER0034745): protein MPASLRGTVGDGPITAGTFQRGDYANTTEDCLKLSLFVPEKSIRTHDKKSRALPVIVWIHGGGYSVGGTNVPYQLAQNWVQRTQKQIVVQVQYRLNLLGFPNARGLAREGNNLNLGLLDQRLAVEWVRNNIARFGGDPDRITLWGESAGAYAVDGYLFAWAQDPIIKGVIADSGNALAIERVVGDSRNHTAFSVAAKSLGCGELSPKEELECMRQVAERDLKKYLQAEVGQGGAADDGLSISVIADNVTVFSNYTERISGNPFKYSTDVPILIGTNTNEGAAVVPYKFPGFETATILPDQLKPLADGFRLNLQCTTLKETRLRAGAGAITYQYLYAGNFTNISPLPWLGAYHTAELPLVFGTHEIEGPSTKFERMVSERMQDLYLKFASDPTHGLEKYGWPSAKPQLEKSKLFKLAADNKVEQIVGAKKLVDECVENGFAV, encoded by the coding sequence ATGCCTGCTTCGCTCCGTGGAACCGTCGGCGACGGACCTATCACGGCTGGTACTTTCCAGCGCGGAGACTACGCAAATACGACTGAAGATTGTCTGAAACTCTCGCTCTTTGTTCCTGAGAAATCTATCAGGACCCATGATAAAAAGTCCCGAGCTCTTCCTGTCATTGTCTGGATCCACGGAGGGGGTTATTCTGTTGGCGGCACCAACGTCCCCTACCAACTCGCACAGAACTGGGTCCAGCGTACCCAGAAACAAATAGTCGTGCAGGTACAATATCGCCTCAATCTTCTAGGATTCCCCAACGCTAGAGGTCTAGCCCGCGAAGGCAACAATCTcaaccttggccttcttgatcAGCGTCTCGCTGTTGAATGGGTCCGCAATAACATCGCTCGCTTCGGTGGCGACCCTGACCGTATCACTCTATGGGGCGAAAGCGCTGGAGCGTATGCGGTTGACGGATACCTGTTTGCCTGGGCCCAAGATCCCATAATTAAAGGGGTTATCGCAGACTCTGGCAATGCGTTGGCAATTGAACGAGTGGTTGGTGACTCGAGGAATCATACCGCCTTTTCTGTTGCTGCAAAGTCTCTAGGCTGTGGTGAATTGTCTCCCAAGGAGGAACTCGAGTGCATGCGACAAGTGGCCGAGCGCGATTTGAAGAAGTATCTTCAAGCAGAGGTCGGCCAAGGAGGGGCTGCCGATGACGGGTTGAGCATCTCCGTAATCGCTGACAACGTCACGGTATTTTCCAACTATACTGAAAGAATTTCCGGAAACCCATTCAAGTATTCAACTGATGTACCCATCCTGATTGGAACTAACACCAACGAGGGAGCTGCCGTTGTTCCATACAAATTCCCCGGTTTCGAAACTGCGACGATACTACCAGACCAGCTTAAACCTCTTGCTGATGGATTCAGACTCAATTTACAATGTACTACCCTCAAAGAGACCCGTCTCAGGGCTGGGGCAGGTGCTATAACCTATCAGTATCTCTACGCCGGCAACTTCACCAATATTTCGCCTTTACCATGGCTGGGTGCATACCACACAGCAGAATTGCCTTTGGTCTTTGGTACACACGAGATAGAAGGGCCTTCTACCAAATTCGAACGCATGGTGAGCGAAAGAATGCAGGATCTCTATCTCAAATTTGCTAGTGATCCTACGCATGGACTAGAGAAGTACGGCTGGCCAAGCGCGAAACCGCAGTTGGAGAAATCGAAGCTTTTCAAGTTGGCCGCAGACAACAAGGTTGAGCAAATTGTGGGCGCAAAGAAGTTGGTGGACGAGTGCGTTGAGAATGGATTTGCTGTTTAG
- a CDS encoding hypothetical protein (SECRETED:SignalP(1-19)) produces MRFSTVFTALVACVSTTDAAITWTLEKAANPTADQRDAYGRIENAMRLAADRYNRLGTATKNIRVSYNTGVPTADANYNGSLRFGANRSYMNERTALHEISHTVGIGQTAAFDRKCAANDWPSATRLLRSWDGNAAVINCGGGHIWPYGLNYDNEWSETNANRHVQLVNAMIRDGM; encoded by the coding sequence ATGCGTTTCTCTACCGTCTTCACTGCTTTGGTGGCTTGCGTTTCCACTACAGACGCCGCCATCACCTGGACCTTAGAGAAAGCTGCCAATCCAACCGCCGATCAGCGTGATGCTTATGGTCGCATTGAAAATGCGATGCGTCTTGCCGCAGACCGCTACAACCGGCTAGGAACTGCGACCAAGAATATTCGCGTGTCGTATAACACAGGCGTTCCCACCGCCGACGCCAACTACAACGGAAGTCTTCGCTTCGGCGCCAACCGATCTTACATGAACGAGCGAACAGCCTTACACGAGATTTCACACACTGTCGGCATTGGCCAGACTGCGGCTTTTGACCGCAAGTGTGCGGCGAACGATTGGCCCTCTGCGACACGGCTGCTGAGATCCTGGGATGGCAATGCGGCGGTTATCAACTGTGGTGGTGGACATATTTGGCCTTATGGACTCAACTATGACAACGAGTGGAGCGAGACCAACGCCAATCGACATGTGCAGCTTGTCAATGCTATGATACGTGATGGAATGTAA
- a CDS encoding hypothetical protein (SECRETED:SignalP(1-17)) codes for MKFSLFSFVALASSAMAAPAVHVQAKAAGVGAVVNARQAPAYPAVPAAPEVVTSTVSKTVTKKITSTKVTNTGGVVKVLTVAVDEVTVQVSTIKATISKVKTGTLSKAAAITHVHQNVAIINELLTTVVDQLKDVVSIDINVPDVKVILGLVIKLVNEVVGVAKDILSVLGIDNILGSVLQLLFRLVGTLLTLVTDLVGDIVPGVLEILNNVLNTLSGTALGPVIKPVSSVVGGLTGYLGQGTQGASAYSA; via the exons ATGAAGTTCAGCCTCTTCTCTTTCGTCGCTCTGGCCTCTTCGGCCATGGCTGCTCCCGCTGTCCATGTCCAGGCCAAGGCCGCCGGTGTCGGTGCCGTTGTCAACGCCCGACAGGCTCCCGCCTATCCCGCTGTTCCTGCCGCCCCTGAGGTCGTCACCTCCACTGTCAGCAAGACCGtcaccaagaagatcaccTCCACCAAGGTCACCAACACTGGCGGTGTTGTCAAGGTTCTTACCGTTGCTGTCGACGAGGTTACCGTTCAGGTTTCCACCATCA AGGCCACCATCTCCAAGGTCAAGACCGGCACTCTTAGCAAGGCCGCTGCCATCACCCACGTCCACCAGAACGTTGCCATCATCAACGAACTCCTCACCACCGTTGTCGATCAGCTCAAGGATGTTGTCAGCATCGACATCAACGTCCCTGACGTCAAGGTCATCCTCGGTCTTGTCATCAAGCTCGTCAACGAGGTCGTCGGTGTCGCTAAGGACATCCTCAGCGTCCTCGgtatcgacaacatcctcggCAGCGTCCTCCAGCTCCTCTTCCGTCTCGTTGGTACTCTCCTCACCCTCGTTACCGACCTCGTCGGTGACATCGTTCCCGGTGTTCTCGAGATCCTCAACAACGTTCTCAACACCCTTTCCGGCACTGCCCTCGGCCCCGTCATCAAGCCCGTCTCCAGCGTTGTTGGTGGCCTCACCGGCTACCTCGGCCAGGGCACTCAGGGTGCTTCCGCTTATTCCGCTTAA
- a CDS encoding hypothetical protein (SECRETED:SignalP(1-19)), translated as MHFAVTFTTLAALATGIAADPHSKPPPNANVIAARIWGDSDCGAKNNNYNLGELTLRGNDDGECSKFSDEIKSVKQYDHDYDCKLVLYHDKNCKRGRKDIKDGQCRETLRHFGSYKVECK; from the exons ATGCATTTCGCTGTTACTTTCACTACACTTGCAGCCCTGGCCACGGGAATCGCTGCCGACCCTCATTCCAAACCTCCACCCAACGCCAATGTCATTGCCGCTCGCATATGGGGCGACAGCGATTGTGGCGCCAAGAACAATAACTACAACCTTGGGGAATTAACTCTCCGCGGTAACGACGATGGCGAGTGTAGCAAATTCTCGGACGAGATCAAGTCTGTTAAGCAATACGATCACGACTATGACTGCAAAT TGGTTCTCTATCATGACAAAAACTGCAAGCGTGGAAGGAAGGACATCAAAGACGGCCAATGCCGTGAAACATTGAGACACTTCGGCAGCTACAAAGTGGAATGCAAGTGA